Proteins from a single region of Lentisphaera araneosa HTCC2155:
- a CDS encoding MlaD family protein, translated as MENKHFKLGIFVLTGLVLFVLALFYLGLREQFRKSYDFVTYFDRSVQGLEVGSSVKLKGVTVGRVSSVELWEQEYVKVTMSAVPRNVSDSEMKEMSEAQAQLRFEGYIVEAVDKGLRVSLNYAGITGMKYIELDYVDMKRDNSVELPFTVTETYIPALRSSLEDIVLDVEKIMDGVARIDFQQIGENAEKAMSSAEKTMASLDKFATSELLTLSKDLSSSLKRIDKFTEVLEKEIIAAKVGDTTTSVRKTLAKLDVNSAELNKALASVTKTSDMIGKDFSKISDGVTVALATVEKNLKALASLTPQLEKMLAGEGKIGKAVVGLAKDTSASLDSFDRTLDSIRRLTDYLERNPNALIQGKN; from the coding sequence ATGGAAAATAAACATTTCAAATTGGGTATATTTGTACTGACTGGTTTAGTACTCTTTGTACTTGCCTTATTTTATTTAGGCTTGCGAGAGCAATTTCGCAAGAGTTATGATTTCGTCACCTACTTTGATCGCAGTGTACAGGGACTAGAAGTGGGTTCGTCAGTTAAGCTTAAGGGGGTGACCGTTGGTCGAGTTTCAAGTGTCGAACTATGGGAACAAGAATATGTGAAAGTCACTATGTCGGCGGTTCCTCGTAATGTCAGTGATAGTGAAATGAAGGAAATGTCGGAGGCTCAAGCTCAATTGCGCTTCGAAGGCTACATCGTCGAGGCAGTAGATAAAGGTTTGCGAGTTAGTTTAAATTATGCGGGCATCACCGGGATGAAATATATTGAGCTCGATTACGTTGACATGAAGCGTGATAACTCAGTCGAGCTCCCATTTACGGTGACTGAAACCTATATTCCTGCACTACGTTCTTCTCTGGAAGATATCGTCCTCGATGTAGAAAAAATCATGGATGGGGTCGCTAGAATTGATTTTCAACAAATTGGAGAAAATGCCGAAAAAGCCATGTCGAGTGCTGAAAAAACGATGGCTAGCCTCGATAAGTTTGCCACGAGTGAGCTCCTGACTTTGAGTAAGGACCTCTCTTCATCATTAAAACGCATCGACAAATTTACTGAGGTCTTAGAGAAAGAAATTATTGCCGCCAAAGTTGGTGATACAACAACTAGCGTGAGAAAGACTTTAGCTAAGCTCGATGTCAATAGTGCTGAACTCAATAAGGCTTTGGCAAGTGTGACCAAAACTTCCGACATGATCGGTAAAGATTTTAGCAAAATTAGTGATGGTGTGACAGTGGCCCTTGCGACGGTAGAGAAAAATCTCAAAGCCTTAGCATCCTTGACTCCGCAGTTAGAGAAAATGCTTGCAGGTGAAGGAAAAATAGGTAAGGCAGTCGTTGGTCTCGCTAAAGACACCTCAGCTAGCTTAGATAGTTTCGATAGAACACTCGATTCAATTCGCCGTCTTACAGATTATTTAGAGCGTAATCCCAACGCTTTGATTCAAGGGAAAAATTAA
- a CDS encoding ABC transporter ATP-binding protein: MEAVIKVDKLKMGYGDRVIMECLDFEIKQGEIFIILGGSGCGKSTLLKHMIGLYKPMAGDITIKGKNIVKADAEKKRDIMKEFGVMYQSGALFGSMTLEENITMILEEVTDMSPQERHERAMEKLALVELDEFNTFYPAEISGGMKKRAAIARAMALNPDILFFDEPSAGLDPISAANLDALILKLREEFKTTIVIVTHELESIFSIADRIIMLDKETKRIIEDGDPRKLKNESKNEWVRDFLNRRESVQT, translated from the coding sequence ATGGAAGCAGTTATTAAAGTCGACAAACTGAAAATGGGCTATGGTGACCGTGTTATCATGGAATGCCTTGATTTTGAAATCAAGCAAGGCGAGATTTTTATCATTTTAGGGGGCTCAGGTTGTGGCAAAAGTACCTTGCTAAAGCATATGATTGGTCTTTACAAACCAATGGCAGGAGATATTACGATTAAGGGTAAAAATATCGTAAAAGCGGATGCAGAAAAAAAGCGTGATATCATGAAAGAATTTGGCGTTATGTATCAGTCAGGAGCTTTGTTCGGCTCCATGACTTTAGAAGAAAATATCACCATGATCCTCGAAGAAGTGACTGATATGAGCCCGCAAGAAAGACATGAGCGTGCTATGGAAAAATTAGCTTTAGTGGAACTCGATGAATTCAATACCTTTTACCCAGCTGAAATTAGTGGAGGTATGAAAAAGCGAGCCGCCATTGCCCGCGCAATGGCGCTCAATCCAGATATCTTATTTTTCGATGAACCTTCGGCTGGTTTGGATCCTATTTCTGCCGCAAATCTAGATGCTTTGATTTTGAAATTACGAGAAGAGTTCAAAACCACTATTGTGATTGTGACGCATGAACTCGAGAGCATTTTTTCGATTGCGGATCGAATTATTATGCTCGATAAAGAAACTAAGAGGATTATTGAAGATGGCGATCCTCGAAAATTAAAAAATGAATCAAAAAATGAATGGGTTCGCGATTTCCTCAATCGACGTGAATCAGTACAGACTTAA
- a CDS encoding MlaE family ABC transporter permease, with amino-acid sequence MKNLVSSFGRNFVGFFQESKNILAFIGEVTEELIFGIRNPHKIKWKSTLYYMDGCGREATGIVALICFLMGLILGFQSAVQMKQFGTDIYVANLVGLSIVKELGPLMVAMIATGRAGSAFAAELGTMRVNEEIDALTTMGFVPPRFLIIPKLIAMMVVMPILTLIGDLLGILGGFFVGVVQLKLPFIAYLNQTIKAIHYLDVMESMAKAFAFAIIISMVGCYRGMNSSSDAQGVGKAATSSVVSGIFLIIVADTLMTIIFTQLRG; translated from the coding sequence GTGAAAAACTTAGTTTCCAGTTTTGGTCGTAACTTTGTAGGTTTCTTTCAAGAGTCTAAAAATATCTTGGCTTTCATTGGCGAGGTTACAGAAGAACTTATTTTTGGCATCAGAAATCCTCATAAAATAAAGTGGAAAAGCACCCTCTATTACATGGATGGTTGTGGTCGAGAAGCTACAGGGATTGTCGCTTTAATTTGCTTTTTAATGGGGTTGATTTTAGGCTTCCAATCAGCTGTTCAAATGAAGCAGTTTGGTACCGATATTTACGTCGCCAATTTAGTGGGTCTTTCTATTGTTAAAGAACTTGGGCCACTCATGGTTGCGATGATCGCAACGGGTCGTGCGGGTTCTGCTTTTGCCGCTGAACTTGGCACGATGCGAGTTAATGAGGAGATTGATGCACTCACGACTATGGGCTTCGTTCCGCCGCGTTTTTTAATTATCCCTAAACTGATTGCCATGATGGTCGTCATGCCTATCTTAACTTTGATTGGTGACCTCTTAGGTATTTTGGGTGGATTTTTTGTGGGTGTGGTTCAGCTCAAACTCCCCTTCATTGCCTACTTAAATCAAACGATAAAAGCCATTCATTATTTAGACGTTATGGAAAGTATGGCCAAGGCCTTTGCTTTTGCAATCATAATATCCATGGTGGGGTGCTACCGTGGCATGAATAGTTCATCCGATGCCCAAGGCGTCGGTAAAGCGGCCACTTCTTCCGTAGTTTCGGGCATCTTCTTAATTATCGTTGCCGATACACTAATGACAATTATTTTCACTCAGTTGAGGGGCTAA